The following are encoded together in the Echeneis naucrates chromosome 9, fEcheNa1.1, whole genome shotgun sequence genome:
- the dgcr6 gene encoding protein DGCR6 has translation MDEYPGAIGGDSTKQQERHYYLLSELQTLAKDLSSSFQQRLSYNTLSDLALALIDGTVYEIVQGLLDIQHLTEKNLYNQRQKLHCEHQALKQDLARKHKDALQSCKSHNLAILKSKHQEELEALDIRVREEQRMMDKKIVAEIDQKVIDQQNTLEKAGVPGFYVTTNPQELTMQMNLLELILKLQQKESQSGIP, from the exons ATGGATGAATATCCCGGAGCGATTGGCGGTGATTCTACCAAACAACAAGAGAGACATTACTACCTTTTGTCTGAGCTGCAAACTTTAGCCAAAGATTTATCAAG CTCTTTCCAGCAGCGCCTGTCTTACAACACCCTGAGTGACCTGGCTCTAGCACTCATTGATGGGACGGTTTATGAGATTGTGCAGGGGCTCCTGGATATTCAGcatctgacagagaaaaatctgtataaCCAGAGGCAAAAATTGCACTGCGAACACCAAG CACTCAAACAAGATCTTGCACGAAAACATAAAGACGCTCTGCAGTCATGCAAGTCCCACAATCTTGCAATTCTCAAATCAAAACACCAAGAAGAACTAGAA GCTCTGGACATCCGTGTTAGAGAAGAACAAAGAATGATGGATAAGAAAATTGTAGCAGAAATTGATCAAAAAGTGATCGACCAGCAAAACACCCTGGAGAAAGCAGGAGTCCCTGGGTTTTATGTCACCACCAATCCTCAG GAGCTGACAATGCAGATGAACCTACTTGAATTGATCCTCAAGCTTCAGCAGAAAGAGTCACAATCTGGAATACCATGA
- the sf3a1 gene encoding splicing factor 3A subunit 1 yields MPPGPVQIVQPESNNKNDGPAEETPATKPIVGIIYPPPEVRNIVDKTASFVARNGPEFEARIRQNEINNPKFNFLNPNDPYHAYYRHKVNEFKEGKAQEPSAAVPKVMQQAMQQSQQLPQKVQSQVIQETVVPKEPPPEFEFIADPPSISAFDLDVVKLTAQFVARNGRQFLTQLMQKEQRNYQFDFLRPQHSLFNYFTKLVEQYTKILIPPKGLLNKLKREAENPREVMDQVRYRVEWAKFQERERKKEEEEREKERVAYAQIDWHDFVVVETVDFQPNEQGHFPPPTTPEELGARILIQERYEKYGESEEVEMEVESEDEEDERENRGEGHPSQPDQDTQVQDMDEGSDDDDDSMKAPLPPDNPMPPPLPPTPDQVIIRKDYDPKASKPQPSIATPDEYLISPITGEKIPASKMQEHMRIGLLDPRWLEQRDRIIKERQTEDEVYAPGLDIETSLKQLAERRTDIFGVEETAIGKKIGEEEIQKPEEKVTWDGHSGSMARTQQAAQANITLQEQIEAIHKAKGLVGEDDTKEKIGPSKPNEIHHQPPIPPSAASLPKPNPPVTAVPRPPSSVAPPVRTTLLSAVPVIPRPPVTPVVRLAPGQVITPMPPMIPAPRINVVPMPPSAPHIMAPRPPPMVVPAAFVPAPPVPQPPSSAPAPPSHPPHEDEPVTKKMKTEDNLIPEEEFLRRNKGPVAVKVQVLNMQDKTEWKLNGQVLNFTVPLTDQVSVIKVKIHEATGMPAGKQKLQYEGIFIKDSNSLAYYNMSNGSIIHLALKERGGRKK; encoded by the exons ATGCCGCCCGGGCCTGTACAGATAGTCCAACCGGAGTCCAACAACAAG AATGATGGACCAGCAGAAGAAACCCCAGCCACAAAACCCATCGTTGGTATCATATATCCACCTCCCGAGGTTCGAAACATAGTTGACAAGACAGCCAGCTTTGTGGCCAG GAATGGACCTGAGTTTGAAGCTAGAATTCGTCAAAATGAGATCAACAATCCAAAATTTAATTTCCTCAATCCCAACGACCCCTACCATGCTTACTACCGTCATAAGGTCAATGAATTTAAAGAGGGTAAAGCGCAGGAACCATCTGCAGCGGTGCCTAAGGTTATGCAGCAGGCCATGCAGCAGTCCCAGCAGCTTCCTCAGAAG GTGCAGTCACAGGTGATCCAGGAAACTGTGGTCCCCAAAGAACCACCTCCTGAGTTTGAGTTCATTGCAGATCCTCCTTCCATCTCAGCATTTGACCTGGATGTTGTCAAACTCACTGCCCAGTTTGTTGCTCGTAATGGCCGCCAGTTTCTCACACAGCTCATGCAAAAAGAACAGAGGAACTACCAGTTTGACTTTCTGCGGCCACAGCACAGCCTTTTCAACTACTTTACCAAACTGGTTGAGCAGTACACTAAG ATTCTGATCCCTCCCAAAGGCTTATTAAACAAGCTgaagagagaggctgagaatCCAAGAGAGGTTATGGACCAG GTGAGGTACCGAGTTGAGTGGGCCAAGTTCCAGGAGCgtgagagaaagaaggaggaggaggagagagagaaagaacgaGTGGCATATGCCCAAATTGACTGGCATGATTTTGTAGTGGTCGAGACAGTGGATTTCCAGCCCAATGAGCAAG GTCATTTCCCACCACCCACAACCCCAGAGGAGCTTGGCGCTCGCATCCTCATCCAAGAGCGCTACGAGAAGTATGGAGAGAgtgaggaggtggagatggaggtagagagtgaggatgaagaggatgaacGGGAGAATCGGGGTGAAGGCCATCCTTCACAACCTGATCAAGATACTCAAGTGCAGGATATGGATGAG GGAtctgatgatgacgatgatagCATGAAGGCCCCTCTGCCACCAGACAACCCAATGCCACCACCACTGCCCCCGACTCCAGACCAGGTTATTATTCGCAAAGACTACGACCCCAAAG CTTCCAAGCCTCAGCCCTCCATTGCCACTCCAGATGAGTATCTCATTTCACCAATTACTGGGGAAAAGATCCCAGCTAGTAAGATGCAAGAGCACATGCGTATTGGACTGCTGGATCCCCGTTGGCTGGAGCAAAGAGATCGCATTATcaaagagaggcagacagaggatGAGGTCTATGCCCCGGGATTGGATATCGAGACTAGCTTGAAACAGCTGGCTGAAAGGCGTACTGATATCTTTGGTGTGGAAGAGACAGCCATTGGTAAGAAGATTGGTGAAGAAGAAATTCAAAAGCCAGAGGAGAAG GTTACCTGGGATGGCCACTCTGGTAGCATGGCTCGTACACAGCAGGCTGCACAGGCTAACATCACCCTGCAGGAGCAGATCGAAGCTATCCACAAGGCTAAAGGACTGGTGGGAGAAGATGATACTAAGGAGAAAATTGGGCCAAGTAAACCCAATGAAATTCATCACCAACCTCCTATCCCCCCCTCTGCAGCCAGTTTGCCCAAACCCAACCCTCCTGTCACTGCAGTGCCTCGTCCTCCCTCTTCT GTGGCACCTCCAGTGCGCACCACTCTCCTGTCTGCTGTTCCTGTAATTCCAAGACCACCCGTGACTCCCGTGGTGCGTCTTGCGCCAGGACAAGTTATAACACCAATGCCTCCCATGATTCCTGCTCCTCGTATCAATGTGGTCCCCATGCCACCATCAGCACCACACATCATGGCCCCAAGACCACCCCCCATGGTTGTACCAGCTG CTTTTGTCCCAGCTCCTCCAGTACCACAACCACCAAGCTCTGCTCCTGCACCACCTTCTCATCCACCTCATGAGGATGAACCAGTCACCAAGAAGATGAAGACGGAGGATAACCTTATTCCAGAGGAGGAGTTCCTTCGTAGAAATAAG GGTCCTGTGGCAGTTAAAGTGCAGGTCCTCAACATGCAGGACAAGACTGAATGGAAGCTGAATGGCCAAGTGCTGAATTTCACTGTCCCACTCACAGACCAG GTGTCTGTTATTAAAGTCAAAATCCATGAAGCAACCGGCATGCCTGCGGGTAAACAGAAGTTACAGTATGAG gGCATTTTCATCAAGGATTCCAACTCTCTGGCTTATTACAACATGAGCAATGGGTCAATCATTCACTTGGCACTGAAGGAAAGAGGTGGAAGAAAGAAGTGA
- the ccdc157 gene encoding coiled-coil domain-containing protein 157: MSELLGRRDCIESLRKDLVDLQGAILDVFSRTGPVRFPSWKFPDKLSCNLDMVVLLGQYDFMEGEDSFNQHSHIVLLELMIDR; encoded by the coding sequence ATGAGTGAGCTCCTGGGTCGTCGCGATTGTATCGAAAGCCTACGAAAAGACCTGGTCGACCTTCAAGGTGCCATTCTGGACGTCTTCTCCAGAACCGGACCGGTCCGCTTTCCCTCCTGGAAGTTCCCCGATAAACTCTCCTGTAATCTTGACATGGTAGTTCTGCTAGGGCAGTATGACTTTATGGAAGGAGAGGATTCATTCAATCAACATTCCCATATTGTCTTACTGGAGCTCATGATTGACAGGTAA
- the LOC115049367 gene encoding TBC1 domain family member 10A-like encodes MARIENGRQSADTRSIRTISSSHIDDESSLGSDSEINGFTSDRQTDKYGFIGGAQQYSEESAQDVPPEVLRQREVKWLDMLNHWDKWMIKRFDKVRLRCQKGIPPALRGRAWLYLSGGKVKREQNQGKFQELDSQPGDPKWLDVIEKDLHRQFPFHEMFVSRGGHGQQDLFRVLKAYTLYRPEEGYCQAQAPIAAVLLMHMPAEDAFWGLVQICEKYLPGYYSPGLEAIQLDGEILFALLRRVSPLAFRHLEKHKIDPILYMTEWFMCAFSRTLPWASVLRVWDMFLCDGVKIIFRVGLVLLKCMLGTREKLKACQGQYETMELLRAIEPRYMQEGYLVREILEVPVTARDVEREHHTQLKRWKKNRGELNFKPPPRMHGARLIMMAEPPRRQDLQQNPTIVLEVPQPAVQLKKGKDERKSKKKKSVKKSQSIAAIPNPYPLPNDLPPPPPPPSEPPAPPPVRAETPETLPQTDTTSPHQQQAPPTDLPPAKESPLQRSTQSLSSTEQDTYL; translated from the exons ATGGCCAGAATCGAAAACGGCCGTCAATCAGCGGACACACGGAGCATACGGACCATCAGCAGCTCCCACATAGACGATGAAAGCTCTTTGGGATCCGACTCGGAGATCAACGGCTTCACCAGCGACAGACAGACCGATAAATATGGATTCATCGGCGGAGCACAGCAGTACTCCGAGGAGTC AGCTCAGGATGTGCCTCCAGAGGTGCTTAGGCAAAGGGAGGTGAAATGGTTGGACATGCTCAACCACTGGGACAAGTGGATGATCAAGAGGTTCGATAAG GTGAGGCTGCGGTGTCAGAAAGGAATCCCTCCTGCCCTCCGAGGCCGTGCGTGGCTCTATCTGTCAGGGGGGAAGGTGAAGAGAGAGCAGAACCAAGGAAAGTTTCAG GAACTGGATAGCCAACCAGGGGACCCCAAATGGCTTGATGTGATTGAGAAAGATCTCCACCGACAGTTTCCTTTCCATGAGATGTTTGTGTCACGAGGGGGCCATGG GCAGCAGGACCTGTTTCGTGTTCTTAAAGCCTACACTCTTTACAGACCAGAGGAGGGATACTGCCAAGCTCAGGCTCCCATAGCTGCTGTGTTGCTCATGCACATGCCGGCTGAG GATGCCTTCTGGGGGCTAGTCCAAATTTGTGAGAAGTATCTTCCTGGCTACTACAGTCCTGGCCTG GAAGCTATACAGTTAGATGGAGAGATCCTGTTCGCTCTGCTGCGACGTGTCTCCCCACTAGCTTTCCGCCATCTGGAGAAACACAAGATTGACCCCATCCTCTACATGACTGAATGGTTTATGTGTGCCTTCTCCAGAACGCTGCCTTGGGCTTCTGTGCTGCGTGTCTGGGACATGTTCCTCTGTGACG GAGTGAAGATAATCTTCCGTGTGGGTTTGGTGCTACTTAAGTGCATGCTGGGGACCCGGGAGAAACTGAAGGCCTGCCAGGGCCAGTATGAGACCATGGAGCTTCTCAGGGCCATAGAGCCTCGATACATGCAGGAGGGCTACCTTGTCCGAGAG ATCCTAGAGGTGCCAGTGACTGCACGAGATGTAGAAAGAGAGCATCACACCCAGCTGAAGCGCTGGAAGAAGAACCGTGGAGAGCTCAACTTTAAACCGCCTCCGAGGATGCACGGCGCACGGCTCATCATGATGGCCGAGCCGCCAAGGCGCCAGGACCTGCAGCAGAACCCAACCATTGTCCTGGAGGTGCCACAGCCTGCCGTGCAGCtgaaaaaaggcaaagatgagaggaagagcaagaagaagaagagcgtGAAGAAATCGCAGTCTATTGCAGCGATCCCTAACCCTTACCCTCTTCCAAAcgaccttcctcctcctcctcctccgccctcAGAGCCACCCGCCCCACCTCCAGTCAGGGCCGAGACCCCAGAGACTCTGCCACAGACTGACACAACCTCACCTCATCAGCAGCAAGCACCTCCTACAGACCTTCCCCCTGCCAAAGAATCTCCTCTTCAGCGGTCCACACAAAGCCTTAGCAGCACAGAGCAGGACACGTATCTGTAG
- the slc7a4 gene encoding cationic amino acid transporter 4 has protein sequence MATCPRGCASAVRLCQRLNRLKTLDDDMMATSLKRCLSTVDLTLMGVGGMVGSGLYVLTGTVAKDMVGPAVIISFLFAGFASLLAAFCYAEFGARIPKTGSAYMFTYVSVGEVWAFLIGWNVILENMIGGAAVARAWSGYLDSIFNHAIQNFTETHIMQWDVPFLAHYPDLLAAGILIVASFFISFGVQVSSYLNHIFSTISMGVIIFILVFGFILAEPANWSQKEGGFAPFGLSGILEGSATCFYAFVGFDVIASSSEEAKNPQKAVPIATAISLGLASTAYMLVSAVLTLMIPWHTLDPNSALADAFFRRGYSWAGVIVAIGSICAMNTVLLCNLFSLPRIVYAMAEDGLFFSIFSRVNPVTKVPVNAILVFGILMATMALIFDLEALVQFLSIGTLLAYTFVAASVIVLRFQPEKTSSKGTASTSPNPNTEPSPAPSESQTITEDSGELKQYESFSDKLQLVERQKTKEQRGVGQLKAYWEPYLGKLLGDCEPGEVVALCVLTLIVSSVSLCVVLEFGNKQLQLPVWSFTMLVVIFSSAYVLSLVVIWLHEPQTDSKTFQVPLVPLTPGASILVNVFLMMKLSLLTWIRFTVWIAIGLIVYFGYGIWHSKEGMRELQPKDMAARYVVLPNGSLVETVQSVQPDGQVDTPAHHINASMGEDYAGNR, from the exons ATGGCAACTTGTCCAAGAGGCTGCGCATCAGCGGTGCGCCTTTGTCAGAGACTGAACCGACTCAAGACGCTGGATGATGACATGATGGCCACGTCGCTGAAACGCTGCCTGTCCACCGTGGACCTTACTCTGATGGGTGTGGGTGGCATGGTGGGCTCTGGGCTATATGTCCTGACAGGAACAGTGGCCAAAGACATGGTCGGGCCTGCTGTCATCATATCCTTCCTTTTTGCAGGTTTTGCATCTTTATTGGCTGCCTTTTGTTATGCAGAATTTGGAGCACGCATTCCCAAAACGGGATCTGCCTACATGTTTACCTATGTCTCAGTGGGAGAGGTCTGGGCTTTTCTCATTGGTTGGAATGTCATTCTGGAGAACATGATTGGTGGTGCTGCGGTGGCACGTGCCTGGAGTGGCTACCTGGACTCCATTTTTAACCACGCCATCCAGAActtcacagagacacacattaTGCAGTGGGATGTGCCCTTCCTTGCCCATTACCCTGACTTACTTGCAGCAGGGATTTTAATAGTTGCTTCGTTCTTCATTTCCTTTGGAGTTCAGGTGTCCTCTTACCTTAACCACATCTTCTCCACCATTAGTATGGGTGTTATCATTTTCATACTTGTGTTTGGCTTCATACTGGCTGAACCAGCCAATTGGAGCCAGAAAGAAGGAGGCTTTGCACCTTTTGGGTTGTCCGGGATACTTGAAGGCTCAGCCACGTGCTTCTACGCGTTTGTTGGCTTTGATGTGATCGCATCCTCAAGTGAGGAGGCAAAGAATCCGCAGAAAGCTGTTCCTATTGCCACAGCAATTTCTCTTGGTTTGGCATCAACAGCTTACATGCTGGTCTCCGCGGTCCTCACACTAATGATACCCTGGCATACGCTGGACCCCAACTCAGCTCTGGCAGATGCTTTTTTCCGCCGTGGTTACAGTTGGGCGGGAGTGATCGTGGCGATCGGTTCTATCTGTG CCATGaacactgtgctgctctgtaacctcttctccctccctcgGATTGTGTATGCCATGGCAGAGGATGGATTGTTCTTCTCCATTTTTTCCCGTGTCAATCCCGTCACTAAAGTCCCTGTCAATGCAATATTGGTATTTGGAATCCTCATGGCAACCATGGCTCTCATCTTTGACCTTGAGGCTTTGGTTCAGTTCTTGTCCATTGGCACACTCCTGGCATACACCTTTGTGGCAGCGAGTGTCATTGTGCTGCGCTTCCAGCCTGAGAAAACTAGCTCCAAGGGAACTGCTTCCACATCTCCCAACCCCAACACCGAACCTTCCCCTGCCCCTTCGGAGTCTCAGACCATAACTGAGGATAGCGGGGAGCTGAAGCAGTACGAGTCCTTCTCTGACAAACTACAACTGGTggagaggcagaaaacaaaGGAGCAGCGTGGGGTGGGGCAATTGAAAGCTTACTGGGAACCGTACCTGGGCAAACTGCTGGGGGACTGTGAGCCAGGAGAGGTTGTGGCCCTCTGTGTGCTGACCCTGATAGTGAGCTCAGTGTCCCTCTGTGTCGTGCTGGAATTTGGCAACAAACAACTGCAGCTGCCCGTTTGGAGCTTCACCATGCTGGTGGTGATTTTTAGCTCGGCTTATGTCCTCAGCCTTGTGGTCATATGGCTCCATGAGCCACAGACGGACAGCAAAACATTCCAG GTACCTCTGGTCCCTTTGACTCCAGGCGCCAGTATCCTCGTTAATGTATTCCTCATGATGAAGCTCAGCCTTCTTACATGGATTCGATTCACCGTGTGGATCGCCATAG GTCTCATTGTTTATTTCGGATATGGGATCTGGCACAGTAAGGAGGGCATGCGGGAGCTGCAGCCCAAAGACATGGCTGCCCGATACGTGGTGCTTCCCAATGGCAGCCTGGTAGAAACAGTGCAGTCTGTCCAGCCCGATGGTCAAGTGGACACCCCAGCGCACCACATCAACGCCTCTATGGGTGAGGACTACGCAGGAAACAGATGA